The Salvelinus alpinus chromosome 21, SLU_Salpinus.1, whole genome shotgun sequence genome has a segment encoding these proteins:
- the LOC139547896 gene encoding mitochondrial fission factor homolog B-like isoform X1 → MNGAAFPSPTAEMAEMNRIHYELEYTEGISQRMRIPEMLKMGPYGHDNPEAGSRDLHNVMMQVPERIVMSGASEDSQFPRPRDLDLIQSTPLESLSLKTPPRVLTLNERPLDFMEMERSAAPAQPSEEVRSQGRLRRERSASENTTVRHNSQIARNDSTVTPSLPAPLRACPPLAMAEDEQNLYSASGVLSFIQSTTRRAYQQVLEVLDENHRSKPSLRGGSALTSNPLHESRLALATLDTTLDVSMAPDDMAVVDAATLRRQIIKLNRRLQLIEEENKERAKREMIMYSVTVAFWLINSWVWFRR, encoded by the exons ATGAACGGAGCAGCATTCCCCTCTCCTACTGCAGAGATGGCGGAGATGAACCGCATCCACTACGAGCTGGAGTACACAGAGGGCATCAGCCAGCGCATGAGGATTCCAGAGATGCTCAAAATGGGCCCCTACGGTCATGACAACCCCGAGGCAGGCTCACGTGACCTGCACAACGTCATGATGCAGGTCCCAGAGAGGATCGTAATGTCCG GAGCTAGTGAGGACTCCCAGTTCCCCAGACCCAGAGATCTGGACCTGATCCAGTCCACCCCGCTAGAGAGCCTGTCCCTGAAGACCCCTCCTCGGGTCCTCACCCTCAATGAGCGGCCACTGGACTTCATGGAAATGGAGCGCAGTGCAGCCCCAGCCCAGCCAAGTGAGGAG GTGCGTTCGCAAGGGCGGTTGCGGCGGGAACGTTCAGCCAGCGAGAACACCACTGTCCGTCACAATAGCCAGATTGCCAGAAACGATTCAAC tgtgaccccgtccctcccagCCCCTCTCCGCGCCTGTCCCCCTCTCGCCATGGCCGAGGACGAACAGAACCTGTACAGCGCTAGCGGCGTTCTCTCTTTCATCCAGTCCACCACGCGCCGGGCCTACCAGCAGGTCTTGGAGGTTTTGGATGAGAACCACCGCAG caAGCCATCGCTGCGAGGGGGGTCTGCCTTGACCTCTAATCCTCTGCATGAATCCAG GCTTGCCCTGGCCACTCTAGACACTACTCTGGATGTCTCCATGGCTCCTGATGACATGGCTGTCGTAGATGCAGCAACACTTCGACGGCAG ATCATTAAGCTAAACCGGAGGCTCCAGCTCATAGAAGAGGAGAACAAGGAGAGGGCCAAGCGTGAGATGATCATGTACTCCGTCACCGTAGCCTTCTGGCTTATCAACAGCTGGGTTTGGTTCCGCCGCTAG
- the LOC139547896 gene encoding mitochondrial fission factor homolog B-like isoform X4 has translation MNGAAFPSPTAEMAEMNRIHYELEYTEGISQRMRIPEMLKMGPYGHDNPEAGSRDLHNVMMQVPERIVMSGASEDSQFPRPRDLDLIQSTPLESLSLKTPPRVLTLNERPLDFMEMERSAAPAQPSEEVRSQGRLRRERSASENTTVRHNSQIARNDSTLALATLDTTLDVSMAPDDMAVVDAATLRRQIIKLNRRLQLIEEENKERAKREMIMYSVTVAFWLINSWVWFRR, from the exons ATGAACGGAGCAGCATTCCCCTCTCCTACTGCAGAGATGGCGGAGATGAACCGCATCCACTACGAGCTGGAGTACACAGAGGGCATCAGCCAGCGCATGAGGATTCCAGAGATGCTCAAAATGGGCCCCTACGGTCATGACAACCCCGAGGCAGGCTCACGTGACCTGCACAACGTCATGATGCAGGTCCCAGAGAGGATCGTAATGTCCG GAGCTAGTGAGGACTCCCAGTTCCCCAGACCCAGAGATCTGGACCTGATCCAGTCCACCCCGCTAGAGAGCCTGTCCCTGAAGACCCCTCCTCGGGTCCTCACCCTCAATGAGCGGCCACTGGACTTCATGGAAATGGAGCGCAGTGCAGCCCCAGCCCAGCCAAGTGAGGAG GTGCGTTCGCAAGGGCGGTTGCGGCGGGAACGTTCAGCCAGCGAGAACACCACTGTCCGTCACAATAGCCAGATTGCCAGAAACGATTCAAC GCTTGCCCTGGCCACTCTAGACACTACTCTGGATGTCTCCATGGCTCCTGATGACATGGCTGTCGTAGATGCAGCAACACTTCGACGGCAG ATCATTAAGCTAAACCGGAGGCTCCAGCTCATAGAAGAGGAGAACAAGGAGAGGGCCAAGCGTGAGATGATCATGTACTCCGTCACCGTAGCCTTCTGGCTTATCAACAGCTGGGTTTGGTTCCGCCGCTAG
- the LOC139547896 gene encoding mitochondrial fission factor homolog B-like isoform X3, with protein MNGAAFPSPTAEMAEMNRIHYELEYTEGISQRMRIPEMLKMGPYGHDNPEAGSRDLHNVMMQVPERIVMSGASEDSQFPRPRDLDLIQSTPLESLSLKTPPRVLTLNERPLDFMEMERSAAPAQPSEEVRSQGRLRRERSASENTTVRHNSQIARNDSTKPSLRGGSALTSNPLHESRLALATLDTTLDVSMAPDDMAVVDAATLRRQIIKLNRRLQLIEEENKERAKREMIMYSVTVAFWLINSWVWFRR; from the exons ATGAACGGAGCAGCATTCCCCTCTCCTACTGCAGAGATGGCGGAGATGAACCGCATCCACTACGAGCTGGAGTACACAGAGGGCATCAGCCAGCGCATGAGGATTCCAGAGATGCTCAAAATGGGCCCCTACGGTCATGACAACCCCGAGGCAGGCTCACGTGACCTGCACAACGTCATGATGCAGGTCCCAGAGAGGATCGTAATGTCCG GAGCTAGTGAGGACTCCCAGTTCCCCAGACCCAGAGATCTGGACCTGATCCAGTCCACCCCGCTAGAGAGCCTGTCCCTGAAGACCCCTCCTCGGGTCCTCACCCTCAATGAGCGGCCACTGGACTTCATGGAAATGGAGCGCAGTGCAGCCCCAGCCCAGCCAAGTGAGGAG GTGCGTTCGCAAGGGCGGTTGCGGCGGGAACGTTCAGCCAGCGAGAACACCACTGTCCGTCACAATAGCCAGATTGCCAGAAACGATTCAAC caAGCCATCGCTGCGAGGGGGGTCTGCCTTGACCTCTAATCCTCTGCATGAATCCAG GCTTGCCCTGGCCACTCTAGACACTACTCTGGATGTCTCCATGGCTCCTGATGACATGGCTGTCGTAGATGCAGCAACACTTCGACGGCAG ATCATTAAGCTAAACCGGAGGCTCCAGCTCATAGAAGAGGAGAACAAGGAGAGGGCCAAGCGTGAGATGATCATGTACTCCGTCACCGTAGCCTTCTGGCTTATCAACAGCTGGGTTTGGTTCCGCCGCTAG
- the LOC139547896 gene encoding mitochondrial fission factor homolog B-like isoform X2: MNGAAFPSPTAEMAEMNRIHYELEYTEGISQRMRIPEMLKMGPYGHDNPEAGSRDLHNVMMQVPERIVMSGASEDSQFPRPRDLDLIQSTPLESLSLKTPPRVLTLNERPLDFMEMERSAAPAQPSEEVRSQGRLRRERSASENTTVRHNSQIARNDSTVTPSLPAPLRACPPLAMAEDEQNLYSASGVLSFIQSTTRRAYQQVLEVLDENHRRLALATLDTTLDVSMAPDDMAVVDAATLRRQIIKLNRRLQLIEEENKERAKREMIMYSVTVAFWLINSWVWFRR; the protein is encoded by the exons ATGAACGGAGCAGCATTCCCCTCTCCTACTGCAGAGATGGCGGAGATGAACCGCATCCACTACGAGCTGGAGTACACAGAGGGCATCAGCCAGCGCATGAGGATTCCAGAGATGCTCAAAATGGGCCCCTACGGTCATGACAACCCCGAGGCAGGCTCACGTGACCTGCACAACGTCATGATGCAGGTCCCAGAGAGGATCGTAATGTCCG GAGCTAGTGAGGACTCCCAGTTCCCCAGACCCAGAGATCTGGACCTGATCCAGTCCACCCCGCTAGAGAGCCTGTCCCTGAAGACCCCTCCTCGGGTCCTCACCCTCAATGAGCGGCCACTGGACTTCATGGAAATGGAGCGCAGTGCAGCCCCAGCCCAGCCAAGTGAGGAG GTGCGTTCGCAAGGGCGGTTGCGGCGGGAACGTTCAGCCAGCGAGAACACCACTGTCCGTCACAATAGCCAGATTGCCAGAAACGATTCAAC tgtgaccccgtccctcccagCCCCTCTCCGCGCCTGTCCCCCTCTCGCCATGGCCGAGGACGAACAGAACCTGTACAGCGCTAGCGGCGTTCTCTCTTTCATCCAGTCCACCACGCGCCGGGCCTACCAGCAGGTCTTGGAGGTTTTGGATGAGAACCACCGCAG GCTTGCCCTGGCCACTCTAGACACTACTCTGGATGTCTCCATGGCTCCTGATGACATGGCTGTCGTAGATGCAGCAACACTTCGACGGCAG ATCATTAAGCTAAACCGGAGGCTCCAGCTCATAGAAGAGGAGAACAAGGAGAGGGCCAAGCGTGAGATGATCATGTACTCCGTCACCGTAGCCTTCTGGCTTATCAACAGCTGGGTTTGGTTCCGCCGCTAG